The following are encoded together in the Bradyrhizobium algeriense genome:
- a CDS encoding NAD/NADP-dependent octopine/nopaline dehydrogenase family protein, which translates to MKIAVLGGGNGSFAAAGDFALAGHDVRLWRRNPGDVEAHRAQGGTITVIDRAGRRDIRLAMITSSIAEAIEAADLVLCPAPAFAQAAIADLAAPHLRDGQVVFLPPGTFGSYIFARAARDAGNRAEIATAETGTLPWLARKQGPYAVRISGRGARLPTGVFPLRLAPHALGVIERAFPNAIEPCGDALSGALMNAGPIIHPPLITMNAGPIEHFDKWDIHKEGTQPAIRRVTDALDAERIAIREALGYGGPHFPLADHYSKDGEPWMYARDAHDQLTDSGDWSERLVLVEHRYMLEDLRLGLSFLASVAGLAGVQTPLVKAFLAIGSAITGQDFAVTGRSLSSLGLGDLDRAALQNLLVEGFR; encoded by the coding sequence CTTCGCCTTGGCTGGTCACGACGTCCGGCTGTGGCGGCGAAATCCTGGAGATGTCGAGGCGCATCGCGCGCAGGGCGGCACGATAACGGTCATCGATCGGGCGGGGCGACGTGATATCAGGCTGGCCATGATCACGTCTTCGATCGCGGAAGCGATCGAAGCGGCCGACCTTGTCCTGTGTCCGGCGCCGGCCTTCGCGCAGGCCGCGATCGCTGATCTCGCCGCACCCCATCTGCGCGACGGCCAGGTGGTGTTCCTGCCTCCGGGAACGTTCGGCTCCTACATCTTCGCCCGCGCCGCGCGGGACGCGGGCAACCGCGCCGAGATCGCGACCGCAGAGACTGGGACCCTGCCGTGGCTGGCGCGCAAGCAGGGTCCTTATGCGGTGCGCATCTCGGGCAGGGGTGCGCGATTGCCGACCGGCGTATTTCCGTTGCGCCTCGCGCCGCACGCGCTCGGCGTGATCGAGCGCGCGTTTCCAAACGCCATCGAGCCATGCGGCGATGCGCTGTCGGGCGCGCTGATGAATGCCGGTCCGATCATCCATCCACCGCTGATCACCATGAATGCCGGCCCGATCGAGCATTTCGACAAGTGGGATATCCACAAGGAAGGAACTCAGCCGGCGATTCGCCGCGTGACGGATGCGCTCGATGCCGAACGCATCGCCATCCGCGAGGCGCTTGGTTACGGAGGGCCGCACTTTCCCCTTGCGGATCACTATTCGAAGGATGGTGAACCCTGGATGTACGCGCGCGACGCGCACGACCAGCTTACGGATTCCGGCGATTGGTCCGAGCGCCTCGTTCTCGTCGAGCACCGCTACATGCTGGAAGATTTGCGTCTTGGCCTGTCGTTCCTCGCATCGGTGGCGGGCCTCGCAGGCGTGCAAACGCCGCTGGTCAAGGCATTCCTGGCGATCGGCTCCGCGATCACGGGACAGGATTTCGCGGTGACGGGCCGGAGCTTGTCTTCGCTCGGCCTCGGCGATCTCGACAGGGCCGCATTGCAAAATCTTCTGGTGGAGGGTTTTCGATGA
- a CDS encoding 3-hydroxybutyryl-CoA dehydrogenase produces MKPVIGCLGAGRMGRGIAVVFAFAGHQVVVVDFKEREAATFEALATEARAEIRSTLETLSRIDLLPAELVPTIADRITVVSRQEAAAALPRCDVIFEGMPEILGLKQAALAEASRLAGEGPIIASTTSTILVDDLAGSIEHPGRFLNAHWLNPAYLVPLIELSPGRLTAPEVTVRMKTLLEGIGKVPVVCAARPGFIVPRIQSLAMNEAARMVEEGVASAEDIDKAVIYGFGFRFAVLGLLEFIDWGGGDILHHASRYLVEALGDSRYAAPDIIATNMREGRIGMKTGQGFMNYEGVDLAVYRERRLAAFASALRAMGLAREPVA; encoded by the coding sequence ATGAAACCGGTGATCGGATGCCTCGGCGCCGGCCGAATGGGTCGCGGGATCGCGGTCGTGTTCGCTTTCGCCGGCCATCAGGTTGTCGTCGTCGATTTCAAGGAACGGGAAGCGGCGACATTTGAGGCGTTGGCAACCGAGGCGAGGGCGGAAATCCGTTCGACGCTTGAGACCCTCTCGCGCATCGATCTGCTCCCGGCAGAGCTTGTGCCCACGATTGCCGACCGGATCACAGTCGTGTCCCGGCAGGAGGCGGCTGCGGCGCTCCCGCGCTGCGACGTCATCTTCGAGGGGATGCCGGAGATCCTCGGCTTGAAGCAGGCGGCGCTGGCCGAAGCCTCGCGGCTGGCGGGCGAGGGCCCGATCATCGCTTCGACCACGTCGACGATACTGGTCGACGATCTTGCAGGCTCGATCGAACATCCCGGCCGCTTCCTCAATGCGCATTGGCTCAATCCGGCCTATCTGGTGCCGTTGATCGAACTATCTCCCGGCCGGCTGACCGCGCCGGAAGTGACAGTGCGGATGAAGACGTTGCTCGAAGGCATCGGCAAGGTGCCGGTCGTCTGCGCGGCGCGGCCGGGCTTCATCGTTCCGAGAATCCAGTCGCTGGCGATGAACGAGGCCGCCCGCATGGTGGAGGAGGGCGTCGCCTCGGCGGAGGACATCGACAAGGCCGTGATCTATGGCTTCGGATTCCGTTTTGCGGTGCTCGGCCTGCTTGAGTTCATCGACTGGGGCGGCGGCGATATCCTGCATCACGCCAGCCGCTATCTGGTCGAAGCGCTCGGCGACAGCCGTTACGCCGCGCCTGACATCATCGCGACCAACATGCGCGAGGGACGCATCGGTATGAAGACCGGGCAGGGTTTTATGAACTATGAAGGTGTCGATCTGGCTGTCTATCGCGAGCGGCGCCTCGCCGCCTTTGCCTCGGCGCTACGCGCGATGGGCCTTGCGCGCGAACCTGTCGCGTAA
- a CDS encoding ABC transporter ATP-binding protein: MTQMLSIEDVSVGYGKVEAVRNVSLSVEEGQIVTVIGPNGAGKTTLLMAAIGLLKSTGRMVFQGTDLARIDVEGRVERGLCLVPEKRELFADMSVADNLLLGTYSLRDRSTTRKSLDDVFDRFPRLKERSKQAAGTLSGGERQMLALGRALMAKPKLLVLDEPSLGLAPLIVREIFRTIASLRSLGVSVLLVEQNARAALETADYGYVLETGEIIQSGPADTLIHDPKLIAAYLGGH, encoded by the coding sequence GTGACACAGATGCTTTCGATTGAGGATGTGTCGGTCGGCTACGGCAAGGTGGAAGCCGTACGCAATGTCTCGCTGTCGGTCGAAGAAGGACAGATCGTGACCGTGATCGGCCCGAACGGCGCCGGCAAGACTACCCTTCTGATGGCCGCCATCGGTCTGCTGAAGTCCACGGGACGGATGGTGTTCCAAGGCACCGATCTGGCGCGGATCGATGTCGAGGGCCGCGTCGAGCGCGGCCTTTGCCTTGTGCCCGAGAAGCGCGAACTGTTCGCCGACATGTCAGTCGCCGACAACCTGTTGCTCGGCACCTACAGCCTGCGCGACCGCTCGACGACACGCAAAAGCCTGGACGACGTGTTCGACCGTTTCCCCCGGCTGAAAGAGCGCAGCAAGCAGGCCGCCGGCACGCTGTCGGGCGGCGAGCGGCAGATGCTGGCGCTCGGCCGGGCGCTGATGGCGAAGCCGAAACTCCTGGTGCTCGACGAACCCAGTCTCGGCCTCGCGCCGCTCATCGTCCGCGAAATCTTCCGCACCATCGCCTCGCTGCGAAGCCTCGGCGTCTCGGTCCTGCTTGTCGAGCAGAACGCCCGCGCCGCGCTGGAGACCGCGGATTACGGCTATGTGCTGGAAACCGGCGAAATCATCCAGTCCGGGCCGGCGGACACGTTGATCCACGACCCGAAACTGATCGCGGCCTATCTCGGCGGCCACTAG
- a CDS encoding branched-chain amino acid ABC transporter ATP-binding protein/permease: MTLQQTRLILAAAIACLVAAPFVLNPFSITLLNYIGIYSLAAIGLALLTGVGGIVSFGQAAFVGVAAYSTAWVTAVNGYSPWLGLVLAVVLTCSIAAILGFVTLRLGGHFLSLSTVAWGLAIAFLFGNIDGLGQHNGISGVPPISIGPLALVESRQIYFLIWAIVVAVLFVCYNLLDSRIGRAMRALRGGNTLVESLGISAFQIKLVTFVIAAFLGALSGWLYAHLGRFVSPGPFEAGMGIEYLMMAMVGGAGSILGGVVGAAIVTLLKNTVQDYLPLIAKGASGQLEIVAFSALFILFLQRARQGIVPFLAGFLPDLKQSRPQAATPLPRREQPAPGTLLLKVSGAQRRFGGLVAVNNVSFDVKSGEILGLIGPNGAGKTTMFNLLTGALRANSGEIAFAGRSITRDQQFHIARAGISRTFQHVKLRPRMTLLDNVLLGTYSRTRTGLFAGALRLNQAEEASARYEALRQLERVGLGDKPFELAGNLPLGNQRVLEIARALAADPTLLVLDEPAAGLRRQEKLKLAELLRSLRADHLTILLVEHDMEFVMSLVDRIVVLDFGSKLCEGEPAAIRSDARVQEAYLGGVA, encoded by the coding sequence ATGACACTGCAGCAGACCCGTCTCATCTTGGCCGCGGCGATCGCCTGTCTCGTGGCGGCGCCCTTCGTGCTCAATCCGTTCAGCATCACCTTGCTGAACTACATCGGCATCTACTCGCTTGCCGCCATCGGGCTTGCGCTGTTGACCGGGGTCGGCGGCATCGTGTCGTTCGGCCAGGCAGCCTTCGTCGGCGTCGCCGCCTACTCAACCGCCTGGGTCACGGCGGTGAACGGCTATTCGCCATGGCTGGGACTGGTGCTGGCCGTCGTCCTGACCTGCAGCATCGCCGCAATCCTGGGCTTCGTGACGCTGCGCCTGGGCGGCCACTTCCTGTCGCTAAGTACGGTTGCCTGGGGACTGGCGATTGCGTTCCTGTTCGGCAACATCGATGGCCTCGGTCAACATAACGGCATCTCGGGCGTTCCGCCGATTTCGATCGGTCCGCTCGCCTTGGTCGAGAGCCGGCAGATCTATTTCCTGATCTGGGCGATCGTCGTGGCGGTCCTTTTCGTCTGCTACAACCTTCTCGACTCCCGCATCGGGCGGGCGATGCGCGCGCTCCGTGGCGGCAATACGCTGGTCGAAAGCCTCGGGATCAGCGCATTCCAGATCAAGCTGGTGACGTTCGTGATCGCCGCATTCCTCGGCGCGCTGTCCGGATGGCTCTATGCCCATCTCGGCCGTTTCGTCAGCCCCGGACCGTTCGAGGCCGGCATGGGCATCGAGTATCTGATGATGGCGATGGTCGGCGGTGCCGGCAGCATTCTGGGCGGCGTGGTTGGTGCGGCGATCGTCACGCTGTTGAAGAACACCGTGCAGGACTATTTGCCGCTGATCGCAAAGGGCGCCTCCGGCCAGCTCGAGATCGTGGCGTTCTCGGCGCTGTTCATTCTGTTCCTCCAACGCGCCCGGCAGGGCATCGTCCCGTTCCTCGCAGGTTTTCTGCCGGACCTGAAACAGTCCCGTCCGCAAGCGGCGACGCCATTGCCGCGCCGCGAGCAACCGGCGCCGGGTACGCTTCTTCTCAAGGTCAGCGGCGCGCAGCGGCGATTTGGCGGCCTCGTCGCCGTCAACAATGTCAGCTTCGACGTGAAGTCCGGCGAAATTCTAGGCCTGATCGGGCCGAACGGCGCCGGCAAGACCACGATGTTCAACCTGCTCACGGGAGCGCTGCGCGCCAACAGCGGCGAGATCGCGTTCGCGGGCCGCTCGATCACCCGCGACCAACAGTTTCACATCGCCCGCGCCGGAATCTCCCGCACCTTCCAGCACGTCAAGTTGCGCCCGCGCATGACGCTGCTCGACAACGTGCTGCTCGGCACCTATTCGCGCACCAGGACCGGCCTGTTCGCTGGCGCCCTGCGCCTGAACCAGGCCGAAGAAGCCAGTGCCCGCTACGAAGCGCTGCGGCAGCTCGAACGGGTCGGGCTCGGCGACAAGCCGTTCGAACTCGCCGGCAATCTGCCGCTCGGCAATCAGCGCGTGCTCGAGATCGCCCGCGCGCTCGCCGCCGATCCGACGCTGCTCGTGCTCGACGAGCCGGCGGCCGGCCTGCGTCGTCAGGAAAAGCTCAAGCTTGCCGAACTGCTGCGGTCGCTGCGCGCGGACCACCTGACGATCCTCCTGGTCGAGCACGACATGGAGTTCGTGATGTCGCTGGTTGATCGCATCGTCGTACTCGATTTCGGCTCAAAGCTCTGCGAGGGCGAACCGGCAGCGATCCGCAGCGACGCCCGCGTCCAGGAAGCCTATCTCGGAGGTGTCGCGTGA
- a CDS encoding branched-chain amino acid ABC transporter permease, translating into MTADIAAILAIDGIATGAVYALVAIGTVLIFTVTRVIFIPFGDIAAFTALTLAALDARQLPGTVGLVVVLACMACVMEVVSLARAGEFRAVPKAVLGYLVLPLIVVGIVWLTMRFNPPMPVRIVLALLLIMPISPLLDRIVFRPIADASVLLLLTVSVALHFALVGLGLLFFGPEGVRTEPLTSMAIEIAGVHVSGQTVLILTAALVFSGLLFLFFDFTLIGKALRATALNRTGARLMGIRPARAGTIAYLLGSLMAGVSGILIAPVNTIFYDSGFLLGLKAFVGAIVGGMASYPGAALGAFGVGIIESFASFQSSTLKDVIVFSLLIPVLLWRSLASQHSEEEVEE; encoded by the coding sequence ATGACGGCAGACATCGCAGCGATCCTTGCGATCGACGGAATAGCCACCGGGGCGGTCTACGCCCTGGTGGCGATCGGAACCGTGCTGATCTTCACCGTGACGCGGGTGATCTTCATTCCGTTCGGCGACATCGCGGCCTTCACGGCGTTGACGCTGGCGGCGCTCGATGCCAGGCAGCTTCCCGGAACGGTCGGGCTAGTTGTCGTGCTGGCGTGCATGGCCTGCGTGATGGAGGTCGTCTCGCTGGCGCGCGCCGGCGAGTTTCGCGCGGTGCCGAAGGCCGTCCTCGGCTATCTCGTGCTGCCCTTGATTGTCGTCGGGATCGTCTGGCTGACGATGCGTTTCAATCCGCCAATGCCGGTCCGGATCGTGCTGGCGCTGCTCTTGATCATGCCAATCTCGCCGCTGCTGGACCGGATCGTGTTCCGCCCGATCGCGGACGCCTCGGTTCTGCTGCTGCTGACGGTCTCGGTCGCGCTTCACTTCGCGCTGGTCGGACTTGGCTTGCTGTTCTTCGGCCCCGAAGGCGTCAGAACCGAGCCGTTGACGTCGATGGCGATCGAGATCGCCGGCGTTCACGTTTCCGGACAGACGGTACTGATCCTCACCGCAGCGCTGGTGTTCAGCGGCCTGCTATTTCTGTTCTTCGACTTCACGCTGATCGGCAAGGCGCTGCGCGCGACCGCCCTGAATCGTACCGGCGCCCGGCTGATGGGAATCCGGCCCGCGCGCGCCGGGACCATCGCCTACCTCCTGGGATCACTGATGGCCGGCGTCTCCGGCATCCTGATCGCGCCGGTGAACACCATCTTCTACGACTCCGGATTCCTGCTCGGCCTGAAAGCCTTTGTCGGCGCCATCGTCGGCGGCATGGCCAGCTATCCAGGCGCTGCGCTCGGCGCGTTCGGCGTCGGCATTATCGAGAGCTTCGCTTCGTTCCAGAGCAGCACCTTGAAGGACGTCATCGTCTTCTCGCTGCTGATCCCCGTCCTGCTCTGGCGCTCGCTCGCCTCGCAGCATTCCGAAGAGGAAGTCGAGGAATGA
- a CDS encoding ABC transporter substrate-binding protein, whose product MRKMLSLTALIGGLVAASTAQADITIGFVTSLSGPGASIGIPYGRGIQAAMEYKSEVNGEKIKLIQLDDGSDPSAATRNARKLIEEEKVDLLIGTATAPSTIAMMAVATELKVPMIAVSPVIGQPNPADQWGISVPQPASLLVKVVADRMKRDAMKNIGYIGFSDAWGDLVYNGAKAVEAEDGIKVLTNERYARVDTSVTGQILKVLAVRPDAVLIGGSGTQGALPLLALGERGFKGKTYGTVALVNPDFVRVGGKSAEGIQVSAGPVIVAEQLPDSHFAKKLALDFRAAFLKANNVPTTDGFSAYSFDGWMIFTTAAARALKTAKPGTVEFRKAMRDEILNTKELSGVHAVYNFKAGAYHGVDERALVIVRLVNGAWTYQP is encoded by the coding sequence ATGCGCAAGATGTTGAGTTTGACTGCACTCATCGGCGGCCTCGTCGCGGCCTCGACCGCACAGGCCGACATCACGATCGGATTCGTGACGTCGCTCAGTGGACCCGGCGCCTCGATCGGAATCCCGTATGGGCGCGGCATCCAGGCGGCCATGGAATACAAGAGCGAGGTCAACGGCGAGAAGATCAAGCTGATCCAGCTCGACGACGGCTCCGATCCCTCTGCCGCCACCCGCAACGCGCGCAAGCTCATTGAGGAAGAAAAGGTCGATCTCCTGATCGGCACCGCAACGGCACCTTCGACCATCGCGATGATGGCGGTCGCGACCGAACTGAAGGTGCCGATGATCGCCGTCTCCCCGGTGATCGGACAGCCCAACCCGGCCGACCAGTGGGGCATCTCCGTTCCGCAGCCCGCCTCGCTGCTGGTCAAGGTCGTCGCCGATCGCATGAAGCGCGATGCCATGAAGAATATCGGCTATATCGGCTTCTCCGATGCCTGGGGCGATCTCGTCTACAACGGCGCCAAGGCTGTCGAAGCCGAGGACGGCATCAAGGTGCTGACCAATGAGCGCTACGCGCGCGTCGATACGTCAGTCACGGGCCAGATCCTTAAAGTTCTCGCGGTGCGTCCGGATGCCGTGCTGATCGGCGGATCGGGTACGCAGGGCGCGCTGCCGCTGCTCGCGCTCGGCGAGCGTGGCTTCAAGGGCAAGACCTACGGCACGGTTGCGCTGGTCAATCCCGATTTCGTGCGCGTCGGCGGCAAATCCGCGGAAGGCATTCAGGTCTCCGCCGGCCCGGTCATCGTGGCCGAGCAGCTTCCCGACAGCCATTTCGCCAAGAAGCTCGCGCTCGACTTCCGCGCCGCCTTCCTGAAGGCCAACAACGTCCCGACCACGGACGGTTTCTCGGCCTATTCCTTCGACGGCTGGATGATCTTCACGACCGCCGCCGCTCGTGCGCTGAAGACCGCCAAACCCGGCACCGTCGAATTCCGCAAGGCCATGCGCGACGAGATCCTCAACACCAAGGAGCTCTCGGGCGTGCACGCGGTCTACAACTTCAAGGCCGGCGCCTACCACGGCGTGGACGAGCGCGCGCTGGTGATCGTCCGCCTGGTCAACGGCGCCTGGACCTACCAGCCCTGA
- a CDS encoding alpha/beta hydrolase — protein sequence MSVTRTGSNVERRFVTTPLGRIHVAMAGTGFPVLLLHQTPRSWDEYRDVLPLLGRDFRAIAMDTLGFGDSASPAGDPSIELWAEGAFALLDALEEPRAAIVGHHTGAVIAIEMAASVPARVSALVLSACPFVDAARRAKHHGTRVIDDVEARTDGAHLTELWARRQPFYPADDIDLLQRFVVDALRAGEMAAEGHRVVNRYRMEDRLGQIHCPTLVIAPTGDPHVHPVAPKVAGAIEGSILRELSGGMVPLPDQMPEAFAGLVRDFVAAQTAKIQTAKT from the coding sequence ATGAGCGTCACCAGAACCGGTTCCAATGTCGAGCGCCGCTTCGTCACGACGCCTCTCGGTCGCATTCACGTCGCCATGGCGGGAACCGGTTTTCCTGTTCTCCTGCTGCATCAGACGCCGCGCTCGTGGGACGAGTATCGCGATGTGCTGCCGCTGCTCGGCCGCGATTTCCGCGCGATCGCGATGGACACGCTCGGCTTCGGGGATTCCGCTTCGCCCGCCGGCGACCCGTCGATTGAGCTGTGGGCCGAGGGCGCGTTCGCGCTGCTCGATGCGCTGGAAGAACCGCGCGCCGCGATCGTCGGCCATCATACCGGCGCGGTGATCGCGATCGAAATGGCTGCCTCTGTGCCAGCGCGCGTCAGCGCCTTGGTGCTCTCGGCGTGTCCTTTCGTCGATGCGGCGCGCCGGGCCAAACACCACGGCACGCGCGTCATCGATGATGTGGAAGCACGTACCGACGGCGCCCATCTCACTGAGCTCTGGGCGCGCCGGCAACCGTTCTACCCCGCTGATGATATCGATCTGCTGCAGCGCTTCGTGGTCGACGCCCTGCGGGCCGGCGAGATGGCGGCGGAAGGGCACCGGGTGGTGAATCGCTATCGGATGGAAGACCGTCTGGGGCAGATCCACTGTCCCACGCTGGTCATTGCTCCGACGGGCGATCCGCACGTTCATCCGGTGGCTCCGAAGGTCGCTGGAGCTATCGAAGGCAGCATCTTGCGCGAGCTTTCAGGAGGCATGGTGCCGCTTCCCGATCAGATGCCGGAGGCTTTCGCTGGCCTCGTCCGCGATTTCGTTGCCGCCCAGACGGCCAAGATTCAGACGGCCAAGACCTGA
- a CDS encoding aspartate/glutamate racemase family protein: protein MRIFWQSFVDQATSAPYMARLAAYLNDIAAPGTSVHVEGITPADRDFGRLSEFRCAIQAVDNGLAAQENGFDAYVMGHFQDPGLYELRSALTIPVVGAGEATLLAASQLGRRLGLVTLDSAFEVWHYEQADRYGLSGRVVHVTGMGCRPEDFSAAFAGDAAAKARMLADFAACAQPLVDRGADVIIPAGVLPGLLIASEHGFKIGHAPVVNCAAVALKSAEMWVQLQRLNGTEPSRGPSFALANDRARQDFRATVARSQADKPKTS, encoded by the coding sequence GTGCGCATCTTCTGGCAGAGCTTCGTCGACCAGGCTACGAGCGCGCCCTACATGGCACGGCTTGCGGCCTATCTGAACGATATCGCGGCGCCCGGCACCAGCGTCCACGTCGAGGGCATCACGCCTGCCGACCGCGACTTCGGTCGCTTGAGCGAATTTCGTTGCGCGATCCAGGCGGTCGATAACGGGCTCGCGGCGCAGGAGAACGGCTTCGACGCCTATGTCATGGGTCACTTCCAGGATCCAGGATTGTACGAACTGCGCTCGGCGCTCACGATTCCGGTGGTCGGCGCTGGCGAGGCCACGCTGCTCGCGGCCTCGCAGCTTGGGCGGCGGCTCGGCCTTGTCACGCTCGATTCAGCCTTCGAGGTCTGGCATTACGAACAGGCCGATCGTTACGGGCTTTCCGGCCGCGTGGTGCATGTCACCGGGATGGGTTGCCGTCCGGAGGATTTCAGCGCGGCGTTCGCTGGCGACGCGGCGGCAAAGGCGCGCATGCTGGCCGACTTCGCTGCCTGCGCGCAGCCGCTGGTCGATCGCGGCGCCGATGTCATCATTCCGGCCGGCGTGTTGCCCGGCCTCCTGATTGCGAGCGAGCATGGCTTCAAGATCGGTCATGCGCCCGTGGTGAACTGCGCAGCGGTTGCGCTCAAGAGCGCCGAGATGTGGGTGCAGTTGCAGCGCCTCAACGGCACCGAGCCGAGCCGGGGGCCGAGCTTCGCGCTCGCCAATGATCGCGCCCGCCAGGATTTCCGCGCCACCGTGGCGCGCTCGCAAGCCGACAAACCAAAGACTTCTTGA
- a CDS encoding organic hydroperoxide resistance protein, translated as MLQPDKILYEAEVTATGGRDGKAASDDGLLSVSLSLPKSLGGPGGPGTNPEQLFAAGYAACFLGAVKLVARTRKITPSAEPTVAAKVGMGPVAVGYALTVELKVLLPGLEKSVAEEVVAGAHERCPYSNATRGNIDVKLTVL; from the coding sequence ATGCTGCAGCCAGACAAGATTCTGTATGAAGCCGAAGTAACCGCGACCGGCGGGCGCGACGGCAAGGCCGCGAGCGACGACGGGCTTCTGTCGGTGTCGCTGTCGCTGCCGAAATCACTGGGCGGGCCGGGTGGACCGGGAACCAATCCAGAGCAGCTTTTCGCCGCCGGTTATGCCGCGTGCTTCCTCGGCGCGGTAAAACTCGTCGCGCGCACGCGCAAGATCACGCCGTCGGCGGAGCCGACCGTTGCCGCCAAGGTCGGCATGGGGCCGGTCGCGGTTGGCTACGCGCTCACGGTCGAGCTCAAGGTACTGTTGCCCGGGCTGGAGAAATCCGTCGCCGAGGAAGTCGTTGCCGGCGCCCACGAGCGTTGCCCTTATTCCAACGCAACGCGCGGCAATATCGACGTCAAGCTGACCGTACTCTAA
- a CDS encoding thiolase family protein, with protein MQNSIRTPYDRVLMAVPVTIPYSRYSIESAQWWIGRALKSLVDGAGITPRDIDGFCVSSFTAGLDSGISLTQHFGLCVRWIDTIPLGGASAIAALRKAARAVQAGDARIVACVAGDTNHVDSFRYTLENFSRFNQDAVYPYGAGGANASFALIARNYMRTFGARREDFGKIAVAQRSNALRNPHALMKAPLTIEQYMSARPIADPIHLFDCVMPCAGAEAFLVMSEEVAASLNLPAAKILSTIERHNAFSDDPVQVRGGWAMDVDELYAMAGVKPDDLDFVQTYDDYPVISMMQFEDLGFCRKGEGPDFVRQHDLTIDGSFPHNTSGGQLSVGQAGAGGAYLGVVEALRQVLGQAGPTQVRDARIGLASGFGMINYDRGLASGAAILAGPGS; from the coding sequence ATGCAGAACTCCATCCGAACACCTTATGATCGGGTCCTGATGGCGGTTCCGGTAACGATTCCCTATTCGCGCTACTCGATCGAGAGCGCGCAATGGTGGATCGGCCGCGCGCTGAAATCGCTGGTCGATGGGGCCGGGATCACGCCGCGCGACATCGACGGCTTCTGTGTTTCGAGTTTCACGGCGGGGCTCGATAGCGGGATCAGCCTCACCCAGCACTTCGGACTGTGCGTGCGATGGATCGACACCATTCCGCTCGGGGGCGCGAGCGCGATTGCCGCGCTCCGGAAAGCCGCGCGGGCGGTGCAGGCGGGCGACGCCCGCATCGTGGCGTGCGTGGCGGGTGATACCAACCACGTCGACTCCTTCCGCTACACGCTGGAGAATTTCTCGCGCTTCAATCAGGATGCCGTCTATCCCTATGGCGCCGGTGGCGCCAATGCGAGCTTTGCGCTGATCGCGCGCAACTACATGCGGACGTTCGGTGCGCGGCGCGAGGATTTCGGCAAGATCGCGGTGGCTCAGCGCAGCAACGCGCTTCGTAATCCCCATGCCCTGATGAAAGCGCCGCTCACGATCGAGCAATACATGTCGGCGCGGCCGATCGCCGATCCGATCCATCTGTTCGACTGCGTGATGCCGTGCGCGGGCGCGGAGGCCTTCCTGGTGATGAGCGAGGAGGTCGCCGCATCCCTGAACCTGCCCGCAGCCAAAATTCTCTCTACGATCGAGCGTCACAATGCGTTCAGCGACGATCCCGTTCAGGTGCGCGGTGGATGGGCGATGGACGTCGACGAGCTCTACGCGATGGCCGGCGTCAAGCCTGATGATCTCGACTTCGTCCAGACCTATGACGATTACCCCGTCATTTCGATGATGCAGTTCGAGGACCTCGGCTTCTGTCGCAAAGGTGAAGGGCCCGACTTCGTGCGGCAGCATGACCTTACGATCGACGGCAGCTTCCCGCACAATACCTCCGGCGGCCAGCTCTCGGTCGGGCAGGCCGGCGCGGGCGGCGCCTATCTTGGGGTGGTCGAGGCATTGCGGCAGGTGCTCGGGCAGGCCGGTCCGACGCAGGTGAGGGATGCGCGCATCGGGTTGGCGTCAGGCTTTGGAATGATCAACTATGATCGCGGCCTCGCCTCGGGCGCGGCGATCCTCGCGGGACCAGGCTCATGA